One Oryza glaberrima chromosome 10, OglaRS2, whole genome shotgun sequence DNA segment encodes these proteins:
- the LOC127785584 gene encoding protein PHLOEM PROTEIN 2-LIKE A10-like, with amino-acid sequence MGLDLDFSTLLFLPFPLPFALLASSNGASRQITPPIPMDAALASRRHRLLLAAAAAAAGGYGLYRLYRHHRRRVAAVLSLADAVSQVGSDLADFLRSDSDHVPRTLLQLSKLAASDPISSAASSLSHSLASGLLRALSDSTSTSTTTTPAQIGLTDRILDRLLSPAGTGFASAVVGSFARNLVLSYHAAAAPRPPSAHPLPDWLCSDRGKDAAADLVRVFVSTAVAAYLDRTVSVPRTSHQLLAAFTDPKHEAKLKDLLVSVCNGAVETLVRTRRQVAVAPPPTPIVVVSEAQSPHGCVMDTVSSTLAVPSNRRFVLDITGRVTAETVRSLLDFLAQRVSDGARKSIATARNEGFLAIKHITSKSMAIFTICFALCMHISMGTRFLLPP; translated from the coding sequence ATGGGGTTGGACTTGGACTTTTCCACCCTTCTTTTCCTTCcctttcctctcccctttgctttGCTAGCTAGCAGCAATGGCGCGTCGCGACAGATAACCCCACCGATACCGATGGACGCGGCcctcgcctcccgccgccaccgcctcctccttgccgccgctgccgccgctgccggcggctaCGGCCTCTACCGCCTCtaccgccaccatcgccgccgcgttgCTGCCGtcctctccctcgccgacgccgtctcCCAGGTCGGTTCCGACCTCGCCGATTTCCTCCGCTCCGATTCCGACCACGTCCCCCGAACCCTCCTCCAGCTCTCCAAGCTCGCCGCCTCCGACCCCATCTcctccgctgcctcctccctctcccactccctcgcctccggcctcctccgcgccctctccgactccacctccacctcgacCACGACCACACCCGCACAAATCGGCCTCACCGATCGGATCTTGGACCGCCTGCTCTCCCCCGCCGGCACCGgcttcgcctccgccgtcgtcggcagCTTCGCCAGGAACCTCGTCTTGTCctaccacgccgccgccgcccctcggcCCCCCAGCGCCCACCCGCTCCCGGATTGGCTCTGCAGCGACAGGGGCAAGGACGCCGCGGCCGACCTTGTCCGGGTCTTCGTTAGCACCGCCGTCGCGGCCTACCTCGACCGGACCGTCTCCGTGCCGCGTACCTCTCACCAGCTGCTCGCGGCATTCACCGACCCCAAGCACGAGGCCAAGCTCAAGGACCTGCTCGTCTCCGTCTGCAATGGCGCCGTGGAGACCTTGGTGAGGACAAGGAGGCAGGTTGCGGTTGCTCCACCTCCAACTCCAATTGTGGTGGTCAGTGAGGCGCAGAGTCCTCATGGATGCGTCATGGACACGGTGTCCAGCACTCTTGCCGTGCCCAGCAACCGCAGGTTTGTGCTGGATATCACTGGCAGAGTCACCGCCGAGACCGTCCGCTCCTTGCTCGATTTCCTGGCGCAGCGGGTCTCCGATGGAGCCAGGAAGAGCATTGCCACCGCCCGCAACGAGGGGTTCCTCGCCATCAAGCACATCACCTCCAAGTCCATGGCCATCTTCACCATATGCTTCGCCTTGTGCATGCACATTTCCATGGGAACAAGGTTCCTCTTGCCGCCATAG